A part of Microaerobacter geothermalis genomic DNA contains:
- a CDS encoding response regulator encodes MPKIRVFVCDDHELMRKGIVTLLQTSDKIEVVGEAGNGRDAVDKVANLKVDVVLMDINMPIMDGIQATYYIKKENPKIKVIVLTISEEEDNLFIAIKNGADGYLLKNMNLDDLFHYIEQAYEGNPPFSPGLATKVLAEFSKLSKQVEELKSDDSLLSQREKEVLELVAKGAKNKEIADQLFISEHTVKKHLQHIMEKLHVQNRAEAAAYAIKKGLIKED; translated from the coding sequence ATGCCAAAAATTCGAGTCTTTGTTTGTGACGACCATGAATTAATGCGAAAAGGAATTGTTACCCTTCTCCAAACCAGCGACAAAATTGAAGTGGTTGGAGAAGCCGGGAATGGAAGAGATGCGGTTGATAAAGTGGCGAACCTTAAAGTGGATGTTGTATTAATGGATATTAACATGCCGATTATGGATGGTATCCAGGCAACCTATTATATAAAAAAAGAGAACCCTAAGATAAAGGTTATTGTACTCACGATTTCAGAAGAAGAAGACAATCTCTTTATTGCAATAAAAAATGGAGCAGACGGATATTTGTTGAAAAATATGAATCTTGATGATCTCTTTCATTACATTGAGCAAGCCTATGAGGGTAATCCACCTTTTTCACCCGGTTTAGCCACAAAGGTTCTTGCTGAATTTTCCAAGCTGTCCAAGCAGGTGGAAGAGTTGAAAAGTGATGACTCCCTGTTAAGCCAACGGGAAAAAGAAGTTCTGGAACTGGTGGCTAAGGGAGCAAAAAATAAAGAAATTGCCGATCAATTATTTATATCTGAACATACGGTTAAGAAACACCTTCAGCACATTATGGAAAAACTGCATGTTCAAAATAGAGCAGAAGCTGCTGCTTATGCTATCAAAAAGGGATTAATAAAAGAAGACTAA